A section of the Anabaena cylindrica PCC 7122 genome encodes:
- the xth gene encoding exodeoxyribonuclease III produces MKIATWNVNSIRTRLEQVIDWLNQNPIDVLCLQETKVVDADFPRLPFETLGYHLYIFGQKSYNGVALISRKPLEDVSMGFCAILPEIEPQWDEQKRVITGVIDGVRIVNLYVPNGSAVGSDKYEYKLRWLTVLRKYLQVVLLSQPDICMCGDFNIALEDIDIHDKAKIENHIMASEPERQALRGVISLGFADAFRKFNKEGGNYSWWDYRTAAFKRNLGWRIDHHYLTPVLCDRAKSCIIDVAPRKLTQPSDHTPVIVEF; encoded by the coding sequence AGGTTATTGATTGGTTAAATCAAAATCCTATTGATGTCCTGTGTTTGCAAGAAACAAAAGTCGTAGATGCTGATTTTCCGCGTTTACCTTTTGAAACATTAGGTTATCACCTTTATATTTTCGGACAGAAGAGTTATAACGGCGTTGCACTCATTAGCCGTAAACCCCTGGAAGACGTGAGTATGGGGTTCTGTGCGATTTTGCCAGAGATAGAACCACAATGGGACGAGCAAAAGCGCGTTATTACTGGTGTTATTGATGGAGTTCGCATTGTCAATCTTTATGTTCCCAATGGTTCTGCGGTGGGAAGTGATAAATATGAATATAAGCTGCGCTGGTTAACGGTATTGCGGAAATATTTGCAGGTGGTGTTGTTGTCTCAACCTGATATTTGTATGTGCGGTGATTTTAATATTGCTTTGGAAGATATAGATATTCACGATAAAGCGAAGATAGAAAATCACATTATGGCATCTGAGCCAGAACGCCAAGCTTTACGAGGTGTTATTTCACTGGGTTTTGCGGATGCTTTTCGCAAATTTAACAAAGAAGGAGGAAATTATAGCTGGTGGGATTATCGTACTGCTGCTTTCAAGCGTAATTTAGGTTGGCGGATTGACCATCATTATCTCACACCAGTTTTGTGCGATCGCGCTAAAAGTTGTATTATTGACGTTGCACCAAGGAAGTTAACCCAGCCTAGCGACCATACACCAGTGATTGTAGAGTTTTAG
- a CDS encoding pentapeptide repeat-containing protein has translation MDAEELLKRYAAGERDFSGVDFSGAKLSGVDLRDINLSGAKLSKVDLSWANLSGANLSRANASAWGDMSGANLTGANLTEAYLLYCDMLGVNLENANTRGARLGSLESAFVRNTINPDGVFIEGPMTIE, from the coding sequence ATGGATGCTGAGGAATTGCTCAAGCGTTACGCTGCTGGGGAAAGAGATTTTAGTGGGGTTGATTTTAGTGGTGCTAAATTGAGCGGGGTTGATCTTAGAGACATCAATTTGAGTGGAGCTAAATTGAGTAAAGTTGATCTGAGTTGGGCCAATTTGAGTGGAGCTAATTTGAGTAGAGCCAACGCTAGTGCTTGGGGTGATATGAGTGGAGCCAATCTGACCGGAGCTAATTTGACTGAAGCCTATCTCTTGTATTGTGACATGCTGGGTGTCAACTTGGAAAATGCCAATACTAGAGGAGCTAGACTTGGGTCTTTGGAAAGCGCTTTCGTTCGTAACACTATCAATCCAGATGGAGTCTTTATTGAAGGCCCGATGACTATTGAATAA